GTGTGGGCTGGCGTCGTGAAGTATTAAGCCAGTTGGTTAAAGATTGGGGCTGGGATGAACCGCGCCTGGCGATGCTGGACAACCGCGCTAACTGGAAGATTGATCAGGTGCGCGATGCCCATAACGAACTTCTTGATGCGATGATGCAAAGCTATCGCAACCTGATTCGTTTTGCTCGCCGCAATAACCTGAGTGTCAGTGCAAGCCCGCAAGACATCGGTGTTTTGACCCGTAAACTGTATGCGGCGTTTGAAGCCCTGCCGGGCAAAGTTACGCTGGTTAACCCACAGATTTCTCCCGATCTTTCCGAACCGAATCTGACCTTTATCCATGTGCCGCCGGGTCGCGCCAACCGTTCAGGCTGGTATCTCTACAACCGCGCGCCAAATATGGATTCTATCGTCAGCCATCAACCGCTGGAATATAACCGTTATCTTAATAAGCTGGTGGCGTGGGCCTACTTCAATGGCTTGCTGACCTCACGCACCCGCCTGTTTATTAAGGGCAACGGCATTTGTGATTTGCCAAAACTTCAGGAAATGGTGGCTGATGTTTCGCACCACTTCCCGCTGCGCTTGCCTGCACCAACCGCGAAAGCGCTGTATAGCCCATGTGAAATTCGCCATCTGGCGATCATCGTGAACCTCGAATATGACCCGACTGCGGCCTTCCGCAATCAAGTGGTTCATTTTGATTTCCGTAAGCTGGATGTTTTCAGTTTCGGCCAGCAACAGCAATGCCTGGTGGGAAGCGTTGACCTGCTTTATCGCAACTCGTGGAATGAAGTGCGTACCCTGCATTTCAACGGCGAGCAATCAATGATTGAGGCGCTGAAAACCATTCTGGGCAAAATGCACCAGGATGCCGCGCCACCGGATAGCGTTGAAGTGTTCTGTTATAGCCAGCATCTGCGTGGCCTTATCCGCACCCGCGTTCAACAACTGGTATCCGAATGTATCGACTTCCGCCTGTCGAGCACGCGTCTGGAGCCTGGCCGCTTTAAAGCGTTGCGTATCTCCGGCCAAACGTGGGGGCTGTTCTTTGAACGCCTAAGCGTATCCGTGCAAAAACTGGAAAACGCGGTCGAGTTCTACGGCGCGATTTCACATAACAAACTGCATGGTTTGTCGGTGCAGGTGGAAACCAATCAGGTTCAGCTACCGTCGGTCGTGGATGGCTTTGCCAGCGAAGGGATCATTCAATTCTTCTTTGAAGAGACGAATCAGGATCAAGGCTTCAATATCTATATTCTTGATGAGACGAACCGAGCGGAGGTGTATCACCACTGCGAAGGGAGCAAAGAGGATTTAGTGCGTGATGTGAGCCGTTTCTACTCTTCTTCGCACGACCGTTTTACCTACGGTTCAAGCTTTATCAACTTCAACTTGCCGCAGTTCTATCAGATTGTGAAAGTCGATGGGCGCTCACAGGTTATACCGTTCCGCACCCAGGCAATTACGGCAGCGACGCCGGCTAATCATGACGATAGCAGTACGCCGCTACTTCAGCAGTACAGCAACAGCTAGCGGAAGCTAACCGGCTCACCCGCTTGCTGTGTGCAGGCTTCTTCCAGTAATTGCCAGAACTCCGCACCGCTGCGATCGCAAACCCACTTATCGCCTTTCAGATCAAAATGGTAACCGCCGCTTTTGGTGGCAAGCCACACCTGATGTAAAGGCTCCTGCCGATTGATAATAATCTTGCTGCGGTTCTCAAAGCTCAGGCTAAGCACGCCGCCATTGATTTCGCAGTCAATATCGCTGTCACCATCCCAGTCATCCAGGCGTTCTTCGATTGTTGACCACAAGCCGTCACAGATGCGATGAAATTCACTGTCGTTCATATCTTTTTCTCAGTTGTTCGTCCTGCGGGCAGTATAGCAACAGTCTCGAGTAGAAAAGAGTATTGCTTTTCAGGGATCACCTGCGATGATAGACAGCAGAATATTGGATTACAGGCATCTCAATAATGAAGAAAATTTTCTGCCCACTTGCTCTTATGCTGGCGCTTTTCAGCCTTACTGGCTGCGGTCTTAAAGGGCCTCTGTACTTCCCGCCCGCTGATGGCAAAGCCAAGCCTAACTCCCAGGTCACTCCTGAGAAACAGCCGCAATCGACCACGCCGGATCGTAATAATCGTGGCGTTGATAACGCACCGACTCAGGTGAACTACTAGCAAATTATCGATAAGTAGCCGCGTATATGGAGCAGAAGATGCAGTTTTCGAAGATGCATGGCCTCGGTAATGACTTTATGGTCGTCGACGCGGTGACTCAAAACGTCTATTTCTCCCCGGAGCTGATCCGCCGTCTGGCTGACAGACACCTGGGAGTGGGTTTCGATCAGTTGCTGGTGGTTGAACCGCCCTACGATCCCGATCTCGATTTCCACTACCGTATCTTTAATGCCGACGGCAGCGAAGTGTCGCAGTGTGGCAATGGCGCGCGCTGTTTTGCCCGTTTTGTGCGCCTGAAAGGGTTGACCAATAAACGCGATATTCGCGTCAGTACCGCTAACGGCCGCATGGTTCTAAGCGTGACGGAAGACGAGCTGGTGCGCGTGAATATGGGCGAGCCGAATTTCGAACCGTCTGCCGTGCCGTTCCGCGCAAACAAAGCGGAAAAGACCTATATTATGCGTGCTGCTGAACAAACCATTATGTGCGGCGTGGTGTCGATGGGTAACCCGCACTGTGTGATTCAGGTTGATGATGTCACGACGGCCGCCGTGGAAACGCTTGGGCCTGTCATGGAAAATCATGACCGATTCCCGGAGCGTGCAAACATCGGTTTCATGCAGGTCGTAACTAAAGAGCACATCCGCCTGCGCGTTTACGAACGTGGAGCCGGTGAAACACAAGCTTGTGGCAGTGGTGCATGCGGTGCGGTTGCCGTGGGCATCTTGCAAGGAATACTGGCGGAACAGGTGCGCGTTGAGTTGCCTGGCGGCCGCCTTGATATCGCCTGGAAAGGGCCCGGAAATCCGCTGTTTATGACCGGCCCGGCGGCCCATGTCTATGATGGATTCATACATCTATGAAGAATGCCGAGGAACAGCAAGAAGCCGTACTGGAATTGGATGACCGTATTGTGGCGGAATATCTGCTTCGCCACCCCGATTTCTTTATTCGTAACGCCCAGCATGTAGAACAGATGAAAGTGCCGCACCCCGTGCGCGGTACCGTTTCGTTGGTTGAATGGCATATGGCGCGTAGCCGTAACCATATTAATCTCCTTGAAGAAAACATGACCCTGCTGATGGAGCAGGCGAGTGCTAACGAAGGGCTGTTTTATCGTTTACTGAAACTGCAGGGCCGCCTGGCTTCTGCCACCAGTTTGCAGGATATGCTGAATCGCCTGCATCGTTGGGCGCGTGAAATGGGCCTGGCTGGCGCGAATGTACGTCTTTTTGCCGATCGCTGGCGTATTGGTGCTCCTTCTGACTTCACCCATCTGGGATTGAATCGCCAGGCTTTCGAATCGCTACGCATTCAGCGTCTGGGGGACAGGCAGCACTATTTAGGGTCGCTGAATGGCCCGGAATTACTGGTTGTGTTGCCGCAAGCGAAAGCCATTGGCTCTGTTGCACTTTCACTGATGGGAAGTGACGCGGATTTAGGCGTGCTGGTTTTTAGTAGCCGCGACCCGCAGCATTATCAGGAAGGGCAAGGGACACAACTACTGCACGAACTGGCGCTCATGTTGCCAGACCTGCTGGAGCGTTGGGTCGAGCGGGTATGACAGCTTCTCCGCTGCAAACCTCAGTCGATGGTTTTCTTCGCTACCTGAAAGTCGAGCGCCAGCTAAGCCCGCTGACGTTGCTCAATTATGGTCGCCAGCTTACCGCGATAATCGGTCTTGCGGGTGAGATGAAACTGAGCTCCTGGCAGCAATGTGATGCTGCAGCGGTGCGCTCACTAACCGTTCGTAGCCGTAAGGCAGGGTTGCAAACCTCGAGCCTGGCTTTGCGTCTTTCTGCACTGCGCAGCTTTTTCGACTGGTGTGTCAGCCAGGGTGAACTCAAAGCCAATCCGGCGAAAGGGATCACGACGCCAAAGGCCGCTCGCCATCTACCAAAAAATATTGATGTCGATGACATCAGTCGCCTGCTGGATATCGATATCAACGATCCCCTCGCCGTGCGCGACCGTGCGATGCTGGAAGTGATGTACGGCGCGGGGCTGCGTCTTTCCGAACTGGTCAACATGGATTGCCGTCATATCGATCTTGCGACAGGCGAAGTTTGGGTGATGGGCAAAGGCAGCAAAGAGCGGCGGGTGCCGATTGGCAAAACCGCGGTGATTTGGGTCGAGCACTGGCTTGATCTGCGCGAGCTGTTCGGCCCGGACGACGATGCGCTGTTTTTATCCAAACAAGGTAAGCGAATCTCTACGCGCAACGTTCAAAAACGTTTTAGTGAGTGGGGGATAAAACAGGGGCTGAATAGCCATGTGCATCCACACAAACTGCGCCATTCGTTCGCCACGCATATGCTGGAATCCAGCGGAGACCTGCGCGGCGTGCAAGAGTTATTGGGCCACGCCAACCTCTCCACCACACAAATCTATACCCATCTCGACTTCCAACACTTAGCTTCAGTGTATGATGCTGCGCATCCACGCGCTAAACGAGGGAAATCGTAATGCATTTTTACCGCCCACTTGGGCCTGTTGCCGCGCTCACTTTTGATCTCGACGACACGCTGTACGACAACCGCGCGGTGATTGAACGCACCGAGCGCGAATCAATGAGCTTTGTGCAGAATTACCACCCGAAGCTGAACCATTTGCAACGCCCTGATTTTTTACGTATTCGACATGCGCTGCGCCTTGCCGAGCCTGATATTTACCACGATGTCACAGAATGGCGTCGTCGTGCCGTCGAGCAGGCCATGTTAGATGTGGGTTTATCAGCCGAAGAAGCGGCTGCTGGCGCGCAAGCGTCGATGGCGAATTTCGCCCAGTGGCGCAGCCAAATCGATGTCCCGCAGGAAACCCATGAGACGCTGGCGGCGCTCGCTGAAAAATGGCCGCTGGTGGCGATTACCAACGGTAACGCTGAACCGCATCTTTTTGGCCTCGATAAATACTTTAAGTTTGTACTGCGCGCAGGCCCGCACGGGCGATCCAAGCCATTTAACGACATGTATCATCTGGCGGCTGAAAAGTTGGATGTGCCGCTCGGGCATATTCTTCACGTTGGGGACGATCTCACGACCGACGTTGCAGGCGCTATTCGCAGCGGGTTGCAGGCCTGCTGGATAAACCTGCGCGAGGACGACCTGATGCAGATTAATGACAGCCGTTTATTGCCACATCTGGAAATTTCGCGGTTGGCATCTCTCACCGCGCTGATATAATCATCAATAACTCTGTATAAAATTCCAGGGGTTTGATACTCGTCATACTTCAAGCTACAGGTGCGTTGGCCGCACTCGCTCACCCCAGTCACTTACTTTATGTAAGCTCCTGGGGATTCCCGAGCTTGCCGCCTTCCTGTAACTCGAATTATTTAGAGTATCCCTTACTCCTTTAACGGCGGTGCCAATGGACGTTTCTTACCTGCTCGATAGCCTCAATGATAAACAGCGTGAAGCCGTCGCGGCCACGCGCAGCAACATGTTGGTACTGGCCGGGGCGGGCAGCGGTAAGACACGTGTGCTGGTACATCGCATTGCGTGGTTGATGAGCGTGGAAAACTGCTCGCCGTACTCCATTATGGCGGTGACGTTTACCAACAAAGCGGCGGCGGAAATGCGTCACCGTATTGGTCAATTGATGGGTACCAGCCAGGGCGGCATGTGGGTAGGTACTTTCCACGGCCTCGCGCACCGCTTGCTGCGCGCACATCACATGGATGCCAACCTGCCGCAGGATTTCCAAATTCTCGACAGCGAAGATCAACTGCGCCTGTTAAAACGCCTGATCAAAGCCATGAATCTCGATGATAAACAGTGGCCTGCACGACAGGCAATGTGGTTTATCAACGGTAAGAAAGACGAAGGTTTACGCCCGCACCATATTGAAAGCTATGGCAATCCGGTAGAGCAAACCTGGCAAAAAGTTTACCAGGCCTATCAGGAAGCGTGTGACCGCGCGGGCCTGCTGGATTTTGCCGAGCTACTGCTGCGCGCCCATGAACTGTGGCTGAACAAACCGCATATTCTCAATCACTACCGCGAACGCTTCACCAATATTCTGGTGGACGAATTCCAGGATACCAACAGCATCCAGTACGCGTGGATTCGCATGCTGGCGGGCGATACCGGCAAAGTGATGATTGTGGGTGATGACGATCAGTCCATTTATGGCTGGCGCGGCGCGCAGGTCGAGAACATCCAACGTTTTCTGAATGACTTCCCCGGGGCGCAAACGATCCGTCTGGAGCAAAACTACCGCTCGACCAACAACATTCTGAACGCCGCCAACGCCCTGATTGCCAACAACTCAGGTCGCCTTGGGAAAGAGTTGTGGACAGACGGTAGCGACGGCGAACCGATTTCACTTTATTGCGCGTTCAACGAACTGGATGAAGCGCGTTTCGTGGTTAACCGCATCAAAACGTGGCAGGAAAACGGCGGGGCGCTTGAGCAATGCGCGATTCTCTACCGCAGCAACGCCCAATCGCGTGTGCTGGAAGAGGCATTATTGCAGGTCAGCATGCCATACAGAATTTACGGTGGGATGCGCTTCTTCGAGCGTCAGGAAATCAAAGATGCGCTTTCGTATCTTCGTTTGATCGCCAACCGCAACGATGACGCAGCGTTTGAGCGTGTGGTGAATACCCCTACGCGCGGTATCGGCGATCGCACGTTGGACGTGGTGCGCCAGACTTCGCGCGATAAACAGCTCACGCTGTGGCAGGCCTGTCGTTTGCTGCTTCAAGAAAAAGTGTTGGCAGGCCGTGCCGCTTCGGCTCTGCAACGCTTTATGGAGCTTATCGACTCGCTGGCTCATGAAACCATCGATATGCCGCTGCACGTACAAACTGACCGGGTGATTAAAGACTCAGGTCTGATGATGATGTACGAGCAGGAAAAGGGCGAGAAAGGCCAGACGCGTATCGAAAACTTAGAAGAGCTGGTCACGGCAACGCGCCAGTTCAGCTATCAGGATGAAGACGAAGACCTGATGCCATTGCAGGCGTTCCTGTCTCACGCGGCACTTGAAGCGGGCGAAGGGCAAGCGGATACCTGGCAAGATGCCGTGCAACTGATGACGCTGCACTCGGCAAAAGGGCTGGAATTCCCGCAGGTCTTTATCGTTGGCATGGAAGAGGGCATGTTCCCAAGCCAGATGTCGCTGGATGAAGGCGGTCGTCTGGAAGAGGAGCGTCGCCTGGCTTACGTTGGCGTGACGCGTGCGATGCAAAAGTTGACACTGACGTATGCAGAAACGCGCCGTTTATATGGCAAAGAGGTGTATCACCGCCCTTCACGGTTTATTGGCGAACTGCCAGAAAATTGCGTGGAAGAAGTCCGTTTGCGAGCGAGCATCAGCCGCCCCGTCAGCCATCAACGTATGGGAACGCCAATTTCTGAGAATGATTCCGGCTTCAGCCTTGGGCAACGTGTTCGTCATGCAAAATTTGGTGAAGGCACGGTGGTTAACCTGGAAGGCAGCGGCGAACACAGCCGGATTCAGGTGGCATTCCCTGGCCAGGGAATTAAGTGGTTAGTGGCTGCTTATGCCCGCCTGGAATCGGTATAACTTGTAGAATTAAAACAGGGTTTTTGAGGTGTTTGCGACCCTATAAACATCACGGGAATTTATTGTTCTGCGGTGTCCCGTTGCGTGTTGACGCCATATTTTTGGTGGCGTAACATGCGCGCACGATTACGCTAAGAGGACACTCGCCTTGGACACACCCAGTAAATACTGGCTCAATAACCTGTCATCCAGGTACAACTTCTAAGGCTATCCTCTTATGCTGATAGCCTTAGTGGTTGTCGGCGACCTCATATCTCGTATATCCCGTCGCAATGAGTCAGACTTTTTAATGGTCTGAAACCGATTTCGTTTCTGTCTGTGTGCCAACCGAACTGTCCCTGATATTTTTTTGCATTGGGAGTACCGGTCATGCTGAGCGCATTTCAACTGGAAAACAATCGTCTGTCCCGTCTCGAATTAGATGAGGCTGATAACCTGAGCAATTCCGTATGGGTTGATCTGGTTGAGCCTGAAGACTCTGAGCGGCAGCGCGTGCAAACGGAACTTGGTCAAAGCCTGGCAACCCGCCCGGAACTGGAAGACATCGAAGCATCCGCGCGTTTCTTTGAAGACGAAGACGGTTTGCACATCCACTCATTTTTCTTTTACGAAGACGCCGACGATCACGCGGGCAACAGCACCGTGGCATTCACCATTCGTGAAGGCCGCCTGTTTACGCTACGTGAACGTGAATTACCGGCGTTTCGCCTCTATCGTATGCGTGCCCGAAGCCAGAATATGGTGGACGGCAACGCGTACGAATTACTGCTCGATTTGTTCGAAACTAAAATCGAACAGTTGGCAGATGAAATCGAAAATATCTACAGTGACCTAGAAAAACTCAGCCGTGTGATCATGGAAGGGCATCAGGGCGATGAATATGACGCTGCGCTTTCAACGCTTGCTGAACTGGAAGATATCGGCTGGAAAGTCCGTTTGTGTCTGATGGATACCCAGCGTGCATTGAACTTCCTGGTGCGCAAAGCGCGTTTGCCGAGCGGGCAGCTTGAGCAGGCGCGTGAAATCCTGCGAGATATCGAATCCCTGTTGCCACACAACGAATCGCTGTTCCAGAAGGTCAACTTCCTGATGCAGGCGGCGATGGGCTTTATCAATATCGAGCAGAACCGCATCATCAAAATCTTCTCGGTGGTATCGGTTGTGTTCCTGCCGCCAACGCTTGTGGCTTCCAGCTACGGTATGAACTTCGAGTTTATGCCTGAACTAAAACTAAGCTTCGGTTATCCAGCGGCGATTATCGTGATGATCCTTGCCGGGCTTGCGCCGTACCTTTACTTCAAGCGTAAGAACTGGCTGTGATGGCTTGATTGTGTCGGATGGCGCTAACGCTTATCCGACCTACTTGCTACGTTGCTTAGGTGATCGTAGGGTGGATAAGCGCAAGCGCCATCCACCGTTATTTCACCTTACTCAACCGCCTTTTTGCGCATCCTGTTTTGCGTATAAACCGCATCCAGAATAAACAGCGCTAATGCCGCCCAGATAAAACCAAAGGTCAGCATCTTATCTTTGCCCACCACTTCACCGTAGAACATCACGGCCAGCAGGAACATTAATGTTGGGCCGATGTACTGGAAGAAACCGAGGGTCGAGAGACGCAAGCGCGTGGCTGCTGCGGTGAAACAGAGCAGCGGAATCGTTGTGACAACACCTGCCGCAATCAGCATTAAGTTCAGCGACATAGGGTTATTTCCCATATGGCTGGTTGAGCTATCTGCAATGCCAAACAAGTAGATTGCGGCAATCGGCAGTAGCCAAAGGGTTTCAACTAACATGCCGGTTTGTGCATCAACGGCAATTTTCTTACGCACCAGTCCGTAAAACGCAAAGCTGAACGCAAGGCCGAGAGCGATGATTGGCAGCGAACCGAATGTCCAAAGCTGAACCAGCACACCACAGGCCGCCAACGCTACGGCAACCCACTGCATTCTGCGGAATCGCTCGCCGAGGAAAATCATCCCCAACAGCACGTTCACCAGCGGGTTGATGAAATAACCGAGGCTTGCTTCCAGCATATGGTTATTATTCACCGCCCAAATGAATAACAGCCAATTACCGCCAATCAGCACCGCAGAAAGCGCCATGGCAAAAACCTTCTTCCGGTTCTGGCAGGATTTTTTCACCTGCGGCCACTGACGGCTCAGGCTAATCAGCACCACCATAAAGAAGAATGACCAAATCACGCGATGCGTCAGGATTTCATCAGCCGGAACGTAGTGGATTAATTTGAAATAAGCAGGCGCGATGCCCCAAATAAAATACGCCGCCAGCGCAAGTAACACGCCCTGGCGGGTCTGTTTCGCATCCATGAAAAGAACTCGTTGATAAATAGTGTGCTAATTGTATCAGCAATAACCGCTTCACCCCACCATGTAGGTGGCGGTCGCGCTGGCGATATGTAGCTGGTCTTCGTTGTGTAATTCTACGCGTGCCACCGCCACTTTATTCCCGGCGCGTAGCAGGCTACTGCTGGCGGTAAAGCGCTGCCCGCGGCCAGGGCGCAGGTAATCAACGCGCAAATCAATAGTCCCCATTTTCGCTAACCGCTGGCGTAGCTCTTCTTCGCTAATGCTATCGTGGCGGGTGAGCGTACTGCCTACGCACACCAGGCCTGCCGCGACATCCAGCGAAGAGGCAATCACGCCGCCGTGCAAAATACTCTGCGCCCAGTTTCCCACCATCATGGGCTGATTATTAAAACTGAGCTCGGCGTAGTCTTTCTCATACCGGATAAGTTCCAGGCCCAGCGCACGGTTGAAGGGCATGTGATAGACAAAAATCTCACCGACCAGTTGCAGGGCGGCTTCAGGGGTTAGAAATGGGGTAGACATGGATCATCCTCGATCAAAACAAAATGACAATGTTAAGCAATTGTTTATTTTATGCTTCGCAATCGTTGATTTCCACTTTAAGAAACGTAGACCGAGCGCGCTCATTCATTCCTATGTAGAATGTCCACCAGCTAATAATTTGAAACCTTTTTTGTTCAGGAGAATATTGCCGATGCGCAAGTATCTGGGATGGCTAGTGGCGGCAGGCCTGTTGCCTCTGACCGCTTACGCACAGGAAGCCACGATTAAAGAAGTGCATGATAAACCCGCGGTTCGCGGCAGCATCATCGCCAATATGCTTGTGGAACACGACAATCCATTCACCCTCTACCCGTATGAAACTAACTATCTGATTTATACGGTGACTGATGACCTGAACAAAGAGGCGATTCGTTCGTACAACTGGTCCGATAATGCCAGAAAGGACGAGGTGAAATTCCAGCTTAGCCTCGCCTTCCCGCTGTGGCGCGGTATTGTCGGGCCAAACTCCGTGTTGGGCGCCTCGTATACCCAGAAATCCTGGTGGCAACTTTCTAATAGCGGTGAATCCTCCCCGTTCCGTGAAACAAACTATGAGCCACAGTTGTTCCTGGGTTTCGCGACCGATGACAGCTTCGCCGGTTGGACGTTACGCGATGTTGAATTCGGTTATAACCACGATTCCAACGGACGCTCAGATCCCACTTCCCGTAGCTGGAACCGCTTATATACGCGTTTGATGGCAGAAAACGGTAACTGGTTGGTCGAAGTGAAGCCGTGGTATGTGCTTGGCAGCACGGATGACAACCCGGATATCACCAAATATATGGGCTATTACCAGCTGCGAGTTGGCTACCAGTTAGGTGATGCTATTTTGAGTATGAAAGGGCAATACAACTGGAATACAGGCTACGGCGGGGCGGAATTAGGCTTCAGTTATCCGGTTACGAAACACGTCCGACTCTATACCCAGCTTTACAGCGGTTACGGTGAGTCATTAATTGATTACAACTTTAACCAGACACGCTTTGGCGTCGGCGTTATGCTTAACGATCTGTTCTAAAAATTGGCGGTTTTAGTGGTGGGAAAAGCGTGACACAGGCGGAAGTAATCGATCAGGCAGTGCTGGCCAGACAGGTTTTGCAAGATACCTTTGGCTATCAACAGTTCCGCCCGGGTCAGGAAACCATCATCGAAACGGTGCTGGAAGGGCGCGACTGCCTGGTGGTCATGCCGACCGGCGGCGGAAAATCTCTTTGCTATCAAATTCCGGCGTTGGTATTTGGCGGTCTGACCGTTGTGGTCTCACCGCTGATTTCCCTGATGAAAGACCAGGTGGATCAACTGCTGGCGAACGGTGTTGCGGCGGCGTGTCTTAACTCGACGCAAAGCCGCGAGCAGCAGCAGGACGTTTTTGCCGGTTGTCGCACCGGCCAAATCCGCCTGCTTTATATCGCCCCTGAGCGGTTGATGATGGACAACTTCATCGACCAAATCAGCCAGTGGCATCTCTCGATGGTGGCCGTTGATGAAGCGCACTGCATTTCACAATGGGGCCACGACTTCCGCCCTGAATATGCCGCACTGGGTCAACTGCGTCAGCGCCTGCCTGCAGTGCCGTTTATCGCACTGACGGCAACGGCAGACGACACTACGCGCGCCGATATTGTCCGCCTTTTAGGCCTGCACGACCCGTTAATCCAGGTCAGCAGTTTTGACCGCCCGAACATTCGCTACATGTTGATGGAGAAATTTAAACCCCTCGATCAACTGATGCGCTACGTGCAAGAGCAGCGCGGGAAATCCGGCATTATTTACTGTAATAGCCGTGCCAAAGTTGAAGACACCGCCGCGCGCCTTCAAAGCAAAGGCATCAGCGCAGGTGCTTATCACGCCGGGCTTGAGCACCAGGTGCGTGCGGAAGTGCAGGAAAAATTCCAGCGCGATGACCTGCAAATCGTGGTCGCGACCGTTGCCTTCGGTATGGGTATCAACAAACCTAACGTGCGCTTTGTGGCGCACTTCGACATCCCGCGCAATATCGAATCTTACTACCAGGAAACGGGGCGTGCGGGGCGTGACGGCCTGCCTGCGGAAGCGATGTTATTTTACGATCCGGCGGATATGGCCTGGCTGCGTAAATGCCTTGAAGAAAAACCCGTCGGGCAATTGCAGGATATTGAGCGGCACAAACTCAATGCGATGGGTGCATTTGCAGAGGCACAAACCTGTCGTCGCCTGGTGCTACTGAATTACTTTGGTGAGGGGCGCCAGCAATCTTGCGGCAACTGCGATATTTGCCTCGATCCCCCGCGCCGTTATGACGGGCTGGTGGACGCGCAAAAAGCGCTCTCCTGTATTTATCGCGTCAATCAGCGCTTTGGTATGGGCTACGTGGTGGAGGTTTTACGTGGCGCTAATAACCAGCGTATTCGCGATTTGCAGCACGACAAATTACCTGTCTATGGTATTGGCCGCGATCAGACGCACGAGCATTGGGTCAGCGTCATTCGGCAGTTGATCCACCTCGGCGTAGTGACGCAAAACATTGCCCAGCACTCTGCGCTGCAACTGACGGAAGCGGCTCGTCCGTTTTTGCGCGGTGAAGAGCCATTGATGCTTGCGGTGCCGCGAGTGGTGGCAATCAAATCGCGTAGCACCAGCCAGAAATCGTTTGGCGGCAACTACGATCGCAAGCTGTTTGCCAAACTCCGCAAACTGCGTAAAGCCAT
This genomic window from Buttiauxella gaviniae contains:
- the uvrD gene encoding DNA helicase II, producing MDVSYLLDSLNDKQREAVAATRSNMLVLAGAGSGKTRVLVHRIAWLMSVENCSPYSIMAVTFTNKAAAEMRHRIGQLMGTSQGGMWVGTFHGLAHRLLRAHHMDANLPQDFQILDSEDQLRLLKRLIKAMNLDDKQWPARQAMWFINGKKDEGLRPHHIESYGNPVEQTWQKVYQAYQEACDRAGLLDFAELLLRAHELWLNKPHILNHYRERFTNILVDEFQDTNSIQYAWIRMLAGDTGKVMIVGDDDQSIYGWRGAQVENIQRFLNDFPGAQTIRLEQNYRSTNNILNAANALIANNSGRLGKELWTDGSDGEPISLYCAFNELDEARFVVNRIKTWQENGGALEQCAILYRSNAQSRVLEEALLQVSMPYRIYGGMRFFERQEIKDALSYLRLIANRNDDAAFERVVNTPTRGIGDRTLDVVRQTSRDKQLTLWQACRLLLQEKVLAGRAASALQRFMELIDSLAHETIDMPLHVQTDRVIKDSGLMMMYEQEKGEKGQTRIENLEELVTATRQFSYQDEDEDLMPLQAFLSHAALEAGEGQADTWQDAVQLMTLHSAKGLEFPQVFIVGMEEGMFPSQMSLDEGGRLEEERRLAYVGVTRAMQKLTLTYAETRRLYGKEVYHRPSRFIGELPENCVEEVRLRASISRPVSHQRMGTPISENDSGFSLGQRVRHAKFGEGTVVNLEGSGEHSRIQVAFPGQGIKWLVAAYARLESV
- the ysgD gene encoding YsgD/CorL family protein, coding for MDTPSKYWLNNLSSRYNF
- the corA gene encoding magnesium/cobalt transporter CorA, yielding MLSAFQLENNRLSRLELDEADNLSNSVWVDLVEPEDSERQRVQTELGQSLATRPELEDIEASARFFEDEDGLHIHSFFFYEDADDHAGNSTVAFTIREGRLFTLRERELPAFRLYRMRARSQNMVDGNAYELLLDLFETKIEQLADEIENIYSDLEKLSRVIMEGHQGDEYDAALSTLAELEDIGWKVRLCLMDTQRALNFLVRKARLPSGQLEQAREILRDIESLLPHNESLFQKVNFLMQAAMGFINIEQNRIIKIFSVVSVVFLPPTLVASSYGMNFEFMPELKLSFGYPAAIIVMILAGLAPYLYFKRKNWL
- the rarD gene encoding EamA family transporter RarD, which gives rise to MDAKQTRQGVLLALAAYFIWGIAPAYFKLIHYVPADEILTHRVIWSFFFMVVLISLSRQWPQVKKSCQNRKKVFAMALSAVLIGGNWLLFIWAVNNNHMLEASLGYFINPLVNVLLGMIFLGERFRRMQWVAVALAACGVLVQLWTFGSLPIIALGLAFSFAFYGLVRKKIAVDAQTGMLVETLWLLPIAAIYLFGIADSSTSHMGNNPMSLNLMLIAAGVVTTIPLLCFTAAATRLRLSTLGFFQYIGPTLMFLLAVMFYGEVVGKDKMLTFGFIWAALALFILDAVYTQNRMRKKAVE
- the yigI gene encoding acyl-CoA thioesterase YigI, with the translated sequence MSTPFLTPEAALQLVGEIFVYHMPFNRALGLELIRYEKDYAELSFNNQPMMVGNWAQSILHGGVIASSLDVAAGLVCVGSTLTRHDSISEEELRQRLAKMGTIDLRVDYLRPGRGQRFTASSSLLRAGNKVAVARVELHNEDQLHIASATATYMVG
- the pldA gene encoding phospholipase A produces the protein MRKYLGWLVAAGLLPLTAYAQEATIKEVHDKPAVRGSIIANMLVEHDNPFTLYPYETNYLIYTVTDDLNKEAIRSYNWSDNARKDEVKFQLSLAFPLWRGIVGPNSVLGASYTQKSWWQLSNSGESSPFRETNYEPQLFLGFATDDSFAGWTLRDVEFGYNHDSNGRSDPTSRSWNRLYTRLMAENGNWLVEVKPWYVLGSTDDNPDITKYMGYYQLRVGYQLGDAILSMKGQYNWNTGYGGAELGFSYPVTKHVRLYTQLYSGYGESLIDYNFNQTRFGVGVMLNDLF
- the recQ gene encoding ATP-dependent DNA helicase RecQ → MTQAEVIDQAVLARQVLQDTFGYQQFRPGQETIIETVLEGRDCLVVMPTGGGKSLCYQIPALVFGGLTVVVSPLISLMKDQVDQLLANGVAAACLNSTQSREQQQDVFAGCRTGQIRLLYIAPERLMMDNFIDQISQWHLSMVAVDEAHCISQWGHDFRPEYAALGQLRQRLPAVPFIALTATADDTTRADIVRLLGLHDPLIQVSSFDRPNIRYMLMEKFKPLDQLMRYVQEQRGKSGIIYCNSRAKVEDTAARLQSKGISAGAYHAGLEHQVRAEVQEKFQRDDLQIVVATVAFGMGINKPNVRFVAHFDIPRNIESYYQETGRAGRDGLPAEAMLFYDPADMAWLRKCLEEKPVGQLQDIERHKLNAMGAFAEAQTCRRLVLLNYFGEGRQQSCGNCDICLDPPRRYDGLVDAQKALSCIYRVNQRFGMGYVVEVLRGANNQRIRDLQHDKLPVYGIGRDQTHEHWVSVIRQLIHLGVVTQNIAQHSALQLTEAARPFLRGEEPLMLAVPRVVAIKSRSTSQKSFGGNYDRKLFAKLRKLRKAIADEENIPPYVVFNDATLIEMAEQMPLSPGEMLGVNGVGTRKLERFGREFMALIRSHVDGEDE